The Nymphaea colorata isolate Beijing-Zhang1983 chromosome 5, ASM883128v2, whole genome shotgun sequence DNA segment TCctctttttttaagtttttcttggTACAAGcaattccttttcttcttttgtaacTGAAATATGACTTCACGCTTTGCTTGTGCAGTAACCACGGCTGAAAGTGGGCCAAAAGCATTGGAATACCTGAGGCAGGACGctaaggtctctctctctctctctctctctctctatatatatatatatatatatatatatatatatatatatatatatatatatatatttatttgactCTTAGTTTCTCATCATGCTGGGCATGTCCACGCGATTGGATAATTGGGTCAAAGCAAATCACATCTTAAAACCTGAACTCGAAATTTGTTctaaattcttaaaaaaattatttccatATCTTTACCCAATTCCCTGTCAATTACGATcgaaaaaaaacaatagttttcttcctttagaaagTTGATATATCTCTTAGTTAACCATGTAGTTGTGATCACCGTGTTTTGTACTTGTAGAAGCCAATCAGCTGTCTGTTGCATGCACGTTAAAACTTCAAATTATTCCTtgattataatttttaaatccTTCGCCAAGCCATTGGAGGTTGGATGCTTCTGTATACGAGTGGCTTCGGTTGCATGTGAGGAGAATATTaggtgaaggtgtggattatgaTACTTGAGTACCAAGGAATCGATGTTGTCACCTTTAAAGAAGCTTTTCAAAGAATAGTAGGTATATGTCATCAAATGTGTTAAGATAAGAttgaaataaatatgaaaaagaatattctttgcagatttaaaaaaaaaaaacatttttttggggGAAAATCCAACTATTCCTTAATGACCCGGTCTAAATATAGCAGCAGCATCACTACCCATGTTGATTTTCAACCTGATTCTTGTTCTATTCTCTTGGCAGACCgtaattcttttttaaaaataccaATAAGGACCCCCTttcttattccttttttttatattaactttCTGGCTTCCTCTTCTTGAACTTTCAGGCTTCAAAGGTGAATTTGATCATAACAGATTACCAAATGCCTGGAATGACCGGATATGACCTCTTAAAGAAGGTCAAGGTATGAAAAAGATGGATTCTGGCCTATCTCTTCCCTTTTATTGCTGCATATCCGTACGTAATATATCGTTCTTTGTTCCTATAAAACCATATAATATTTCTCAGTATCTTTATTCCAAAGCTGAAAAtgatttaaaatatcaaatgcAGGAATCCTCAGCCCTGAGAGAAATTCCAGTTGTTATCATGTCGTCTGAGAATGTTCCCACAAGAATCAACAGGTAAACATATCACATGAGCTGCAGTTTACTTCAACAAGAtatgaacaacaataacttgCCAATAAAATATACATGTAATGGTTTCTAAAAAGACTTCCTAGAGTAAAATTACCATGGTTTCAACAACAATAAGTTCATTAGTTTTTACATttcctatatatgtatatgtgtaacACTCGTGCATATTTATTAAGTTTTATATATTTCtacaattttctttatgtttctcttagaaataaaaaatgggtATGGATAGGACAGATGCAACACACATCAAAAGGGAAATATGTTGAACTCTTTTTGGCTTTTGGGTTCTGACAAGAACACAATGTGGGCATGCAGATGCTTGGAAGGTGGGGCAGAGGAGTTCATACTGAAGCCTCTTCAGCCATCAGATGTGAAGAGACTCTGGGGCCACATCGCCAAACTGAACCAAGCATGTGCTGGGAAGCAGTGCAGAGGAAGATGAAGCTTTAATGGTGCAGActgtagagagagaaactgtagagagagagagagagattgtttgCTTTGTACCATGACCAAAATAATGTTTGTAGACCTAAACACAGCCCAAAAAGGTAGTACAGTGGGGGAAAGGGATGATGTGGGTCGTCATCTCACAAGGTAAAGTAGGATTTGTATTTTGGGATAATCCAGGAAAAAGTAGGGTTTTACTGCATAGAAAGCAGAAGCTTAGCTGTTGATTTAAAAGTAGTGGGGAGTGGCTGTTGGGAATCCTCCCCGTGTAACACACCACCCATGCTCTGCGGGAGGATTTCAAGAAAAAGCATGTATTATGTATCTTTAGGAACTCGAGACAAAGAATAGAATTTAAgtcttccttttctcccttgtctctctctctccttcgaCTCTGtctcggtctctctctcttcctctcgaTTTGGCTGTCCTTTTTAGATACTGTTGTGATTCGGCGGAATGAGTCACGTGAGACAAATAAATAATACGAGAACGAGGAGGGAAGGTGGCTCACGAGGCATCCCCAGGTCATTGATGACGGAATCCCAAGTGATGCCATTCATTCCAGAGGATCCAGTACacttgacctctctctctctttctctctctttatattatatattatattatatatatatatatatatatataaaatagagagaaaataagaaaataacagCCAGTTCTCTAAATTCTTCCTTGTAAAAGTAAGCTGCTGCATAAATAAATGTTCATctatcaaagcaaaaaaagagagagagagagagagagacccaaatCTCAAAATTCTTATAACAGCTGAAACCTGACTCTATTGGTATATGTTCTTCTATCAGAGCAGAGATAAAGAGACCCACTCCTCAAAATTCTTCCTTCGAACAgctgggtatatatatatatatatatatatatatatatatatatatatatagagagagagagagagagatacccaATTCTCAAAATTCTTGTAGCACCTAAGGCCTGACTATACTGGTATATGTTCTTCAATAAGAGCTGAGATCAAAGTGACCAATTCTTAAATTCTTCCTTTAAATTCTTCcttgtaacatatatatatatatatatatatatatatatatatatatatatatatatatatatattatataagcgTAGAAATAtaaaagactatatatatagtttggACAGAATCCTTTTTTCCAACAGCCAATTAATTTTACGTCAAAACGTATAAGAAATGGCATGAAGTTATTATATGTAGAAGGGATTTTGCAGATCAAAAATTTCTTGCGGAATTGATTCATAAACTCTGAATGGATATTCCTTATCGCTTCCTCATGAATCTTGTTTAGTGGTGGAGCtccaaattttttgttaaaaaacattttaagtttaaatttcaaactttaagggacattcatatgtaaaaaacttaaaattaatgaagtttcgTGTGGGCACACCGTAGCTTCGCCACAAAGATAGGAATGCTATTGAAATAGTGAAACTTCTGTTGAACAGGGCAAGGTTTGCGTCAGCCAAACTTCCCAAGATATTCTCACCCTTCTTACACTCAACTCCCTATAATAAATACCAAAATGCAACCTAACCACCTTTCGCCATATCAGTTATCACTTGGCCCCATTGCTAAAAGTATCCTaacaaatatagttttttttttgaagaataaggtattaactttttaattattaaaaaggACTCATCATAGTGCCACAATTTAAATTTGTGGTTCCACGATTTAATCTTCTAAATGGTCCAAGCAACTTAATTGAAACCTGTGTGTTTGATAGTATCGGGTCTCACAGACTAATAATCCCAAATCCCTTTTATGTTGGACCAgtagagttaaaaaaaaagtgaattaattcaaatatacataaaaaaaataaggagtTGAGATCCTTGGTATGTGAccaaaacctcatatttgagatCCAATGAAGATGTCTAACCTTAAATCCTCACATATGAGAGTGTTGGTGACCTCAAATCACCACAAAAACCCTCCTTGGAACTATAGAATAAACAAACATCGAGACACCAAAAACAGGCCATGTACCTTATACAATCGAGAAGGAATGGGTGGGTGAGCGGTGGTTCTCCCCCGCTTGCGCAGAATAAACAAACATGGGGTCATACCACTACGTAAAAACTTTTACTTGAGATCATTGGTATCCAGTTAAAACCTCGTATATAtgagaaattgagagagaggggaggagtCTGACCTCAAATCCTCAGAAATCCAAGGTAAACAAATGCCCTCAAAAGGTCTATCATGGCGCTACCTTCAACTTTAGGGTTTATACAAAGCATTGATGTTAAATTCAGCTTGAATTGGGTGATCTGAACTAAGTTACTAAAAAATTGGTTCCATTCATGGGATAATAATAGgatctattttttattaattttttattttattttattataagaAAATCTGAATATCTTTTTATCGATTCATGAGCCCATTCAATAAATCAATAGCTTTTTCGATTCAACTCGGTTTTCAATTTTAGTAACACTGATACAATATTGGGTTGCTGCACCTAACTTATATAGCCATGGCTGACAGCACCATTCAATTGAAAGCTAACCCACATGACCAAAGTATCTGAAAGCAGTGTCCCCTTCCAtatcaaagtgtggctttgaacagttcaaaaaatttcaagttgcCTTATGCTTCATATCTTATGCTGCACCGCGTTGCATTTAATGTGGTTACCTTTTGTATGCAGGATATCGCTGATCGATTACCATACTAAGGAATTTCTTGTAGtattctatgtatatatattagtgaCTCTAGCTGTTTAATTTCAGGATCGTTCGATCTGATACGATGGATGactaagagaaaaacaagaaaaaaaagttgaaggacattttcatcatttaatattagtttacattttttctctttgtttttatctcaaccatccatctgtTTTAGATCAATGGTCCAAGTTAGATAACTGGGTGGCTCTAGATAGCCAAGTCGTTactattactattattattattattattattattattattattaggaCACAAAATGCTACCTGATTCAATTAACAAAATGCTCATCCATGGAttgatttatcttttcttcttttcttctatttcaagATATTGTTCATGGGCACATATGTATATCTCGAATTGACTGACCCTGGATAGtattcaaaatcttttgtttcaccatttataagaaagatgaagaaacaaaaagttaGTAACCCGATCATCTAGCGATTTATCTTAATTTTATGAAAGTAATAAGCCCAATTTTTGCTCAAAAAACAAAAGCTAAAGATCTTTAGTTAGATGTAATTTCTCACACAAAAGGCCCTAACCCTGGTGCAGAAAAAGTGGATCAAGATAAGGTTGGATACAGATGATCGCGGCCGGCCTCCTCCAAAAAGTGCCCCAAAAGAATGGCAGATTTCATAGGAGTAGGTGGTGACAAGTCCACAGGTTTGATCTTTTGTATCATGCTGTTAGAAGCATGACCCGTTAAATTGTGTCCTAAGCTGCATTTCCTTCACCATCTTACTACTGTCAGCAGCTGCGAATTGTTGTGACCTgttcaaaagtcaaaatttcAGGTGAGCGAGAGGATATCGACCCACCACCAACCAAAGAGCCAGAATCTTATTGCCCAACATATAGGACTGCATCGATACGTAGGTGAAGAGACAATGTACCTTCATCTTAGTGCCCTTGGAGCCGTTTAAAGCTTACATTATCCACAATGCCGAGGCCATAAATTTGACTAAGGGGGGAATAAATGTGAAATATCCCTAACTGAAggtgggatatatatatatatatatatatataggagggCGTGATGTAAGTCATTCAAGTGGAAGAAAGTGAAGAGTTCCATACCCAAAGTCAGCTGCTGGCATAATTTAGTAGTAAGATTCATATACGCTTGCTAAATAAGCCTATTCAAAATTTAATTAGTAGGAGCCAAGCATGAAataacctttttgttttttgacaaaGTTTATATTTCTTGAagtccttttcctttccttaaCTTGATAACACAGTATATTATAATATCAAGGTAGATgcatcacatatatatatatatggtaaacagtgaaacaccatatatgtacataatataatatttagCATGTTTGCACGTGtgtgttcatatatatatatatatatatatagcgagagagagagagagagagagagagagagagagatacaggCTTTTCTTGTCGAGCCAGACAAATCGCGAACAGGCATTTGGCAGCTGGCGATGCTAGCCGAACCGTGAGCTGCTTAAACACTTGGCTTATTAATTTGCGATCCCTGGATCCATCTAATTACCATAACCCCATGAGCTTCACTCCAAAAGATCCAAAAATGCAAACAAGGGAAGACTTAATTATGTTTGAGTATCCCCTTTTCGTAAGGAGAATACTTTTGACAATGTACTCCAAGTCTGGCCAAGCAAAAGCAATGCCATTCATCTCCCAACTATGTCTACAACACATGACAGACTTTGGTACTCTTTAGTCATTAAAGAGCACCTACCCATCCAACTCCTTTAATGATGCTTGCTTGGATATAGGAACAAATTGCTGTATTGCTGACTTACAGTTCCATGTTAGGAATAGAGCAGATGAACTCAAACAAAGGCACTAATTATTGCTGCAAGCTAAGCTTTATATGACTCCTTTAAGGGGAAAAAGGCAAtgctttttaaaaatatcatgcCTTCTTTAAAAAGTATCACATTACTGCTGCAATATTGGCACAATATTACATTTTCATATGGTTTTAATGATCTTGGTGTTACTCTTCATCTCCATAATGTTCCTTAGTAtcgttaaaaaaattaaagatctGCCAGCTGTATTGCCTTTGATCAATGGCAGCATGGATCTGACCATGATGAAATCATGTTGTTGGAGCCCAAAGGCCATTAAttgtttgaaaatattgcagtatattggagaaaaaaattggaaaacttATAAAGCTCCTCTGTCAAGAAGTAAAAGATACTGAAGTATCCCCAGCCAATATTAGGTTCTGCCTCTCATGTTAAATTCCTGTAAGAAGATGCTCGGAAATCCGCTTC contains these protein-coding regions:
- the LOC116255051 gene encoding two-component response regulator ORR5-like: MNAMASSSSSARLWGDEGGVPHVLAVDDSLIDRKFVENLLRNSSCRVTTAESGPKALEYLRQDAKASKVNLIITDYQMPGMTGYDLLKKVKESSALREIPVVIMSSENVPTRINRCLEGGAEEFILKPLQPSDVKRLWGHIAKLNQACAGKQCRGR